The window TTTTGAAAATCCTGCACTGCTGCCCCAGCAATCCCTCTCAGTTCAATCGACATATCTGCTTATAAGAGTTATTCCAACAACGGGCTTGTTCAACTACTGGATAAAGTCGCGGCTGCGCGCGACTTATCCTTATTTGTTAGCGGGCTTGCCCACGAATCCACTCGATAACATTCTTGGCATCCTCGTCTGGTGGGTAGACCGGATAGAGGTAATGGATAATGTGGCCGCCTCTAATTATCAAAGTAATACGCTTGAGAAGCCGATTGCCTGCCACTTCAAATTGTGGCAGCTGAAGGCTATCTGAAAGCTCGTAATTTGCATCGCTTAGCAATGGAAAGGGGAGATGAAGACGTTGGGCTGCTTCCAACTGATAATCAGTCGTTTGTGTACTCAGGCCATAGATTACAGCCCCTAGACCCCTCAGCTCTGCGTGTAAATCCCTGTATGCACATGACTGGGGAGTACAACCTCTGGCACCTGGAATTGCATTCCAATTAGCTGTACCTCCAAGTGCTTCCGAATCAGGACGCCCTGTACGAGGGTAACAATAAACAACAACAAGCCCATTCGCCGGATCACTGAGTCTTACTGAATCTCCACGAGTGGATGCAAGCCCTACTGAAGGGACAGCCTTATCTAACAGATGCCGAGCAGCTCCATCATCTTGAGGTATGGGAACATCTAATGGGATCTCATAAAGGTTATCACTGCGCATGGTGCCGGCTCCTGCTCGCTAACGCTCGTATTCACGCACCAGCATTGCTGGTCGCGTGGAATTGATGGTTAGGTAGCGCTCTGTACAACGCCCTACCACCCTTTACAAATATTTCGGTTACATGAAAGCCGGCGCA is drawn from Thermodesulfovibrionia bacterium and contains these coding sequences:
- a CDS encoding peroxiredoxin; this encodes MRSDNLYEIPLDVPIPQDDGAARHLLDKAVPSVGLASTRGDSVRLSDPANGLVVVYCYPRTGRPDSEALGGTANWNAIPGARGCTPQSCAYRDLHAELRGLGAVIYGLSTQTTDYQLEAAQRLHLPFPLLSDANYELSDSLQLPQFEVAGNRLLKRITLIIRGGHIIHYLYPVYPPDEDAKNVIEWIRGQAR